Proteins encoded in a region of the Raphanus sativus cultivar WK10039 chromosome 8, ASM80110v3, whole genome shotgun sequence genome:
- the LOC108821329 gene encoding LOW QUALITY PROTEIN: putative glycine-rich cell wall structural protein 1 (The sequence of the model RefSeq protein was modified relative to this genomic sequence to represent the inferred CDS: inserted 1 base in 1 codon; deleted 2 bases in 1 codon), whose product MESVRERSSSSFVFFLFSTASIVLFLSSNYVNGLRDLKLKERDGKESRSMSSTASSSVLEKHFYTNVSTVGFENAVVGENGNENKSGDCKPRGGGGGGGETGKDNPHKKKRRSGGGGGGGGGGGGGGGGGGGGGGGGGGKXSGSGSGRGWGGGGGSGGGGGGGGGGGGGGGGGGGGGGSGGGGGGGRGGGGGGGGGGSDGKGGGWGFGWGWGGDGPGQNGGYCWYPGCAKKVNGKS is encoded by the exons ATGGAGAGTGTAAGAGAGAGATCATCATCAAGCtttgtatttttcttgtttAGTACTGCTTCTATTGTGTTGTTTCTTAGCTCAAACTATGTTAATGGGTTAAGAGACCTAAAGCTAAAGGAGAGAGATGGAAAGGAGAGTAGGTCTATGAGTTCTACTGCGTCTTCAAGCGTTTTGGAAAAGCACTTTTATACGAATGTTTCGACTGTTGGGTTTGAAAATGCAGTGGTTGGTGAGAATGGTAATGAAAACAAGAGTGGAGATTGTAAACCGCgaggtggaggtggtggtggaggtgaaACCGGAAAAGACAATCcccacaaaaagaaaagaagaagcggtggtggtggcggcggcggtggtggtggtggtggcggcggcggcggcggtggtggtggtggtggcggcggTGGAGGCA GTAGCGGAAGTGGCTCAGGCCGTGGCTGGGGTGGAGGAGGtggtagtggtggtggtggtggtggtgggggcggtggaggtggtggtggtggtggtggtggtggaggaggcgGCAGCGGTGGTGGGGGTGGCGGC GGTAGGGGTGGCGGCGGCGGTGGAGGGGGAGGAGGAAGTGATGGGAAGGGCGGAGGATGGGGTTTTGGATGGGGATGGGGAGGTGATGGACCCGGCCAAAACGGAGGTTATTGTTGGTATCCCGGCTGTGCTAAAAAGGTCAACGGGAAGTCATAA
- the LOC108820674 gene encoding aldehyde dehydrogenase family 3 member F1, whose product MEAMKETVDQSLREMRETFASGRTRSVKWRKAQLGAIIEMVKDNEEKMSDVLFQDLGKHSSEAFRDELGFVMRSATTALNCLDNWVVPKKSNLPLLFYPATGKVISEPYGTVLVLSSWNFPISLSLDPMIGAIAAGNTVLLKASELSPNASALLAKLIPSYLDTKAIKVIEGGPDVATILLQHQWDKIFFTGSPKIGKIIMAAAAEHLTPVTLELGGKCPTIIDHHSVSKDMKSVVKRISGGKWGSCSGQACISVDYVLVEQSFASTLIDMFKPVIRSFFGENPKESGCLSKIVTKKHFQRLSRLLNDPRVKASIVYGGSMDEEKLYVEPTILLDPPLDSEIMNEEIFGPILPIITLRDIQESIGFIKSKPKPLAIYAFTNDKNLKTRILSETSSGSVTFNDLMIQYMCDALPFGGVGQSGMGRYHGKYSFECFSHEKAIMEGSLAMDLEARYPPWNNFKLNFIRLAFRDAYFKLVLLMLGLTKGVRK is encoded by the exons ATGGAGGCCATGAAGGAGACTGTGGATCAGAGcttgagagagatgagagagacgTTTGCAAGCGGTAGGACGAGGAGTGTGAAGTGGAGAAAGGCACAGCTCGGAGCCATAATCGAGATGGTTAAAGACAACGAAGAGAAGATGAGCGATGTTCTGTTTCAAGATTTGGGTAAACACAGTTCTGAAGCTTTCAGAGATGAGCTTGGTTTTGTCATGAGATCAGCTACTACTGCTTTAAACTGTCTTGATAATTGGGTCGTTCCCAAAAAG AGCAACCTTCCTCTGTTGTTCTACCCAGCAACAGGGAAAGTGATCTCAGAACCTTATGGGACGGTTCTTGTTCTGTCTAGCTGGAACTTTCCTATAT CTTTGTCTTTAGACCCAATGATTGGGGCAATAGCAGCAGGAAATACCGTTCTGCTCAAGGCATCTGAATTAAGCCCTAACGCATCTGCCTTGCTTGCCAAGTTAATCCCGTCTTATCTCGACACTAAAGCCATCAAAGTTATCGAAGGAGGACCTGATGTTGCAACCATCCTCTTACAGCATCAATGGGACAAGATCTTCTTCACAG GGAGTCCAAAGATTGGAAAGATCATAATGGCTGCAGCTGCAGAGCATTTGACTCCTGTGACGTTGGAGCTCGGTGGTAAATGTCCCACCATTATTGACCACCACTCCGTTTCTAAGGACATGAAG TCGGTTGTGAAGAGAATCTCTGGAGGAAAATGGGGATCTTGCAGTGGGCAAGCTTGTATCTCTGTAGATTACGTTCTTGTCGAACAGAGTTTTGCGTCTACTCTG ATTGATATGTTTAAGCCGGTGATAAGGTCTTTCTTTGGGGAAAACCCTAAAGAATCTGGATGTCTCTCTAAGATTGTCACCAAGAAACACTTTCAGAGATTGTCTCGTCTTCTAAATGATCCTCGTGTTAAAGCTTCAATCGTCTATGGTGGCTCCATGGATGAAGAGAAGCT GTATGTTGAGCCAACGATCTTGTTGGATCCTCCTCTTGATTCTGAGATAATGAATGAAGAAATATTTGGTCCAATTCTCCCTATTATCACA TTACGTGACATCCAAGAAAGCATAGGGTTCATCAAGTCAAAACCAAAGCCACTTGCTATCTATGCATTCACCAATGACAAGAACCTTAAAACTAGAATCTTGTCAGAAACATCCTCTGGAAGTGTTACCTTCAACGACCTCATGATCCAG TATATGTGTGATGCATTGCCCTTTGGAGGAGTAGGACAGAGTGGAATGGGAAGGTATCACGGGAAATACTCATTCGAGTGTTTCAGTCATGAGAAGGCAATAATGGAAGGAAGCTTAGCAATGGATCTTGAAGCTCGATACCCTCCATGGAACAACTTCAAGCTCAACTTTATTAGACTCGCATTTCGTGATGCTTACTTCAAGCTTGTCCTCTTAATGCTTGGTCTGACAAAAGGAGTGAGAAAGTGA